A DNA window from Maribellus comscasis contains the following coding sequences:
- a CDS encoding acyltransferase family protein — protein MSINNQTSKVALPGRVVSVDFFRGITMFLLAGESTRLFGQLLKIDNGFMQFLGTQLEHHEWHGLHFWDLIQPFFMFIVGVAIPFAVANRKRKGATDKQILYHVLKRSFLLLFFGWGLYFVAAGRLVFRFQNVLAQLSVTYLVAYLIMNKSFRFQIIFTLLVLLLIDLAYRYFPVEGFNHPWTNYENLGAWFNNKIEGVEKASEWATLNFVSTTAHTVWGVLCGKLLQSEKEPMKKIQILTAAGIAALLIGFSLDWLNVTPIIKKIATSSFVFASGGWTILVLAFCYWLIDVKKFFQKGSLFFIIVGMNSIFIYMFFHLGGSGWIQEILNPFSEFLFSRGGDLMVGIITSLATWAVLWYITFWLYKNKVFVKI, from the coding sequence TGTCTGTAGATTTTTTTCGTGGAATTACCATGTTTCTTCTGGCGGGTGAATCCACAAGATTGTTTGGACAGTTGCTGAAAATTGATAATGGGTTTATGCAGTTTCTGGGAACACAACTCGAACACCACGAGTGGCACGGCCTGCATTTTTGGGATCTTATTCAACCGTTTTTTATGTTTATTGTGGGGGTGGCCATACCATTTGCAGTTGCAAACCGGAAACGAAAAGGCGCTACCGATAAACAAATATTGTATCATGTTTTAAAACGTTCTTTTTTATTGTTGTTTTTTGGCTGGGGACTTTATTTTGTAGCTGCAGGCAGACTGGTTTTTCGTTTTCAGAATGTATTGGCACAATTGTCTGTTACATACCTGGTTGCCTATCTTATTATGAATAAAAGTTTTCGTTTCCAGATAATTTTCACACTGCTTGTTTTACTTTTAATTGATCTCGCGTACCGGTATTTCCCGGTCGAAGGTTTTAACCATCCCTGGACAAACTACGAAAATTTGGGTGCCTGGTTCAACAACAAAATCGAAGGAGTAGAAAAAGCCAGCGAGTGGGCTACGCTTAACTTTGTTTCAACAACAGCACATACCGTTTGGGGCGTACTTTGTGGCAAATTGTTGCAAAGTGAAAAAGAACCGATGAAAAAAATACAGATTTTAACAGCAGCTGGAATAGCAGCTTTACTTATTGGCTTTTCTCTCGACTGGTTGAATGTAACGCCAATTATTAAAAAAATAGCAACTTCTTCTTTTGTATTTGCAAGCGGCGGCTGGACCATTCTTGTTTTGGCATTTTGTTACTGGCTAATTGATGTCAAAAAGTTTTTCCAAAAAGGTTCGCTGTTTTTTATTATTGTGGGAATGAACAGCATTTTTATTTATATGTTCTTTCACCTTGGAGGATCTGGTTGGATTCAGGAAATTTTAAATCCGTTCAGCGAATTTCTGTTTTCGCGGGGGGGCGATTTGATGGTCGGAATTATAACAAGCCTGGCAACCTGGGCAGTACTTTGGTATATCACTTTCTGGCTTTATAAAAACAAGGTTTTTGTTAAAATCTAG
- the nifH gene encoding nitrogenase iron protein has product MRKIAIYGKGGIGKSTTTQNTVAGLVEAGKNVKVVGCDPKADSTRLLLGGLAQKTVLDTLREEGEDVELEDIVKVGYGGVRCVESGGPEPGVGCAGRGIITSINLLEQLGAWDESFKIDYTFYDVLGDVVCGGFAMPIREGKAQEIYIVVSGEMMAMYAANNICKGVKKYAQAGGVRLGGLICNSRKVDNEREMIEELAKRLGTKMIHFVPRDNMVQRAEINRKTVIEYDPSHNQADEYRALAKAIDENDKFVIPEPLEIEELEKLLIDFGIAS; this is encoded by the coding sequence ATGAGAAAGATTGCTATTTACGGGAAAGGTGGAATTGGTAAATCAACCACAACCCAAAACACAGTTGCAGGACTTGTAGAAGCAGGAAAAAATGTAAAAGTAGTAGGATGTGATCCAAAAGCAGACTCCACAAGGTTATTGCTTGGCGGATTAGCGCAAAAGACCGTTCTCGACACACTTCGCGAAGAAGGTGAGGATGTAGAATTAGAAGACATTGTAAAAGTAGGATACGGTGGTGTACGTTGTGTAGAATCCGGAGGTCCTGAACCAGGAGTTGGTTGTGCCGGTCGTGGTATTATTACTTCGATCAACCTTTTGGAACAACTTGGTGCATGGGACGAAAGTTTCAAAATCGACTATACATTTTATGATGTATTAGGTGACGTTGTTTGTGGTGGTTTCGCAATGCCAATCCGCGAAGGTAAAGCACAGGAGATTTATATTGTTGTATCAGGTGAAATGATGGCAATGTATGCCGCCAACAATATTTGTAAAGGGGTTAAAAAATATGCTCAGGCCGGTGGTGTTCGTTTGGGTGGATTAATCTGTAACTCCCGAAAAGTGGATAACGAAAGAGAAATGATTGAAGAATTGGCGAAACGTTTGGGTACAAAAATGATTCATTTTGTTCCTCGCGACAATATGGTTCAACGCGCTGAAATCAACAGAAAAACAGTAATCGAATATGATCCTTCCCATAATCAGGCGGATGAATATCGTGCGCTGGCAAAAGCGATTGACGAAAACGACAAATTTGTTATTCCGGAACCTCTGGAAATTGAAGAACTCGAGAAGTTGTTAATTGACTTCGGTATTGCCAGCTAA
- a CDS encoding P-II family nitrogen regulator, giving the protein MIRAIIRPEKSSKVLKALFEAGYIAVTKIPVVGRGKQRGIKIGDVTYDELPKEMLIMVVKDEDKDFAVTTIMEAARTEPKGAFGDGKIFISPVEEAYTISRGTKEL; this is encoded by the coding sequence ATGATTAGAGCAATTATACGTCCCGAGAAATCAAGCAAAGTTTTGAAAGCCCTTTTTGAGGCTGGCTATATAGCAGTTACAAAAATTCCTGTTGTTGGCCGGGGGAAACAGAGAGGTATAAAAATCGGGGATGTAACCTACGATGAGCTTCCCAAAGAGATGTTGATTATGGTCGTTAAAGATGAAGACAAAGACTTTGCAGTAACAACCATTATGGAAGCTGCCCGCACCGAACCAAAAGGTGCATTCGGAGATGGAAAAATTTTTATCTCTCCGGTTGAAGAAGCCTATACAATCAGTAGAGGAACGAAAGAATTATAA
- a CDS encoding P-II family nitrogen regulator, translated as MKIIMAIIRIDKMNATKRALTEAGITSMTATGKVFGRGKGFWDAKVMEGAKKDMPEALVHLGKEPRLRPQRVLNIAVSDHNVQLTIDTIIEVNQTPAPGDGKIFVLPLDDALRVRTGETGTTIL; from the coding sequence ATGAAAATAATAATGGCTATAATCAGAATTGATAAAATGAATGCAACCAAACGTGCTTTAACAGAAGCCGGTATCACTTCGATGACGGCTACAGGTAAAGTGTTTGGAAGGGGAAAAGGTTTTTGGGATGCCAAAGTAATGGAGGGCGCAAAGAAAGATATGCCTGAAGCACTCGTACATCTTGGAAAAGAGCCCAGACTCAGACCTCAGCGTGTATTGAATATTGCTGTTTCTGACCACAATGTTCAATTAACAATTGATACGATTATTGAAGTTAATCAGACGCCTGCTCCCGGAGATGGAAAAATCTTTGTCCTTCCATTGGATGATGCATTGAGGGTTCGCACCGGTGAAACAGGCACGACAATTCTTTAA
- the nifD gene encoding nitrogenase molybdenum-iron protein alpha chain, with amino-acid sequence MPNKKNYTNGLPDPSELKEEILKKYPRKVAKKRAKAMVVNDPSEGQEIMANVRTIPGIITQRGCTYAGCKGVVLGPTRDIINITHGPIGCGFYSWLTRRNQTKPAEGEDNYMPYAFSTDMQDENIVFGGEQKLKTAIREAFEIFKPSAISIFSTCPVGLIGDDVHAVAREMKAELGINIFGFSCEGYRGVSQSAGHHIANNGIFKHVVGNTDRERTGKFQVNLMGEYNIGGDAFEIERIFEECGITLLSTYSGNSTVESFAYSHTADLNMVMCHRSINYIAEMMEEKYGVPWIKVNFIGAESTAKSLRKLADYFGDDELKAKVEEVIEREMVKVKKVAEEVKPKVEGKLAMMFVGGSRAHHYQDLFNELGIKTVSAGYEFAHRDDYEGREVIPNIKIDADTRNIEDLEVTKDEEHFRDDLVTKKTELEKEGYTFKDYQGMMPEMSKNALVVDDVNHWETEKLIDFYKPDIFCAGIKEKYVVQKYGVPLKQLHSYDYGGPYAAFGGAVNFYKEMERMLATNIWKLVDTPWKHEPEIVGSISIEA; translated from the coding sequence ATGCCGAACAAAAAGAATTATACAAACGGATTACCAGATCCTTCCGAATTAAAGGAAGAAATCCTGAAAAAATATCCAAGAAAGGTAGCTAAAAAAAGAGCAAAGGCAATGGTTGTTAATGACCCTTCTGAAGGTCAGGAGATTATGGCCAATGTTCGCACCATTCCCGGAATTATTACTCAGAGAGGATGTACCTATGCAGGTTGTAAGGGTGTGGTTCTTGGTCCGACAAGAGATATTATAAATATTACACACGGACCGATTGGTTGTGGTTTTTACAGCTGGCTGACACGTCGCAACCAAACCAAACCTGCAGAAGGCGAAGACAATTATATGCCTTATGCTTTTTCTACCGACATGCAGGATGAGAATATTGTTTTCGGTGGTGAACAAAAATTGAAAACAGCCATTCGTGAAGCGTTTGAAATTTTTAAACCAAGTGCAATCAGTATTTTTTCTACATGCCCGGTTGGGTTGATTGGCGACGATGTACACGCAGTTGCCCGCGAGATGAAAGCTGAATTAGGAATCAATATCTTCGGATTTAGCTGCGAAGGCTACCGCGGAGTTTCTCAGTCAGCCGGTCACCACATTGCAAATAACGGAATTTTCAAACATGTAGTTGGAAATACTGATCGGGAGCGTACAGGTAAATTTCAGGTGAACCTGATGGGCGAGTACAATATTGGTGGTGATGCCTTTGAAATAGAAAGAATTTTTGAAGAATGTGGAATTACACTGCTTTCAACTTATAGTGGAAACTCAACCGTTGAAAGTTTTGCATATTCTCATACTGCCGATTTAAACATGGTAATGTGTCACCGCTCCATCAACTATATTGCCGAGATGATGGAAGAAAAATACGGCGTTCCATGGATCAAAGTGAATTTTATTGGTGCTGAATCTACTGCAAAATCGCTGCGAAAGCTGGCTGACTATTTTGGAGATGATGAACTAAAAGCCAAAGTTGAGGAAGTTATTGAGCGTGAAATGGTCAAGGTAAAAAAAGTTGCTGAAGAAGTAAAACCCAAAGTGGAGGGAAAACTGGCCATGATGTTTGTAGGTGGTTCACGTGCGCATCACTATCAGGATTTATTTAATGAATTGGGAATAAAAACAGTTTCTGCTGGTTATGAGTTTGCACACCGCGACGATTACGAAGGACGAGAAGTAATTCCAAATATTAAAATTGATGCTGATACCAGAAATATTGAAGATTTGGAGGTTACAAAAGATGAGGAACATTTCCGCGATGACCTGGTGACCAAAAAAACAGAACTGGAAAAAGAAGGTTACACATTTAAAGACTACCAGGGAATGATGCCCGAGATGTCGAAAAATGCCCTTGTTGTTGACGATGTTAACCATTGGGAAACTGAAAAGTTAATTGACTTCTACAAACCGGATATTTTCTGTGCCGGAATTAAAGAAAAATATGTGGTTCAAAAATATGGAGTGCCGTTAAAACAGTTGCACTCATACGACTACGGTGGTCCTTACGCTGCTTTTGGCGGTGCTGTTAATTTCTACAAAGAAATGGAAAGAATGCTGGCTACCAATATTTGGAAACTGGTTGATACTCCGTGGAAACACGAACCGGAAATTGTAGGAAGTATTTCAATTGAGGCTTAA
- the nifK gene encoding nitrogenase molybdenum-iron protein subunit beta, whose translation MILRHTTKEVKERSALTVNPAKTCQPIGAMYAALGVHGCLPHSHGSQGCCSYHRSTLTRHYKEPVMASTSSFTEGSSVFGGQANLLQAIDNIFGIYDPDIIAVHSTCLSETIGDDLGQIVGKAKDDGKIPEGKHVVQASTPSYVGSHVTGYANMVEAFIKYFSFNTNEKIRQVNLLSGWVEPSDMREIKRITEMMNIKSVLFPDTSDVLDTPMTGKYQMYPKGGTTVDEIVSMGNSMKTVAMGEWCSKKAAIMLDNKCKVPFSLTDIPIGLSATDRFVQALSTAGKVSIPDSISEERGRLVDVITDMHQYLYGKRVALWGDPDTLLPLVEFLVDIDMKPVYIVSGTPGKAFEKRMAEVLGEKVPEAKFKNGPQADMFLMHQWIKEEPVDLLIGNTYGKYISRDEGIPFVRMGFPILDRIGHSYFPTVGYSGAIRILEKMLGVLMDRQDATAPEESFELVM comes from the coding sequence ATGATACTACGTCATACAACAAAAGAAGTTAAGGAAAGAAGCGCGTTGACTGTGAATCCGGCAAAAACATGCCAGCCGATAGGTGCAATGTATGCAGCTTTGGGTGTTCACGGGTGTTTGCCACACAGTCATGGTTCGCAAGGGTGCTGTTCGTACCACAGAAGTACGTTAACACGTCACTACAAGGAGCCGGTAATGGCATCAACAAGTTCATTCACCGAGGGTTCTTCTGTGTTTGGTGGACAAGCAAACCTGTTGCAGGCTATCGATAACATCTTCGGAATTTATGATCCGGATATTATTGCAGTTCACTCTACCTGTCTGTCAGAAACCATTGGAGATGACCTTGGACAGATTGTAGGAAAAGCAAAGGATGATGGAAAAATCCCGGAGGGAAAACATGTAGTTCAGGCATCCACTCCAAGTTATGTAGGTTCGCATGTAACCGGATATGCCAACATGGTGGAAGCATTTATAAAATATTTTTCATTCAATACCAATGAGAAAATTCGTCAGGTAAACCTCCTCTCAGGTTGGGTGGAACCATCTGATATGAGAGAAATAAAAAGGATTACGGAAATGATGAACATCAAATCTGTACTTTTTCCTGATACTTCAGATGTGCTGGACACACCAATGACCGGGAAATATCAAATGTATCCCAAGGGCGGAACAACAGTTGACGAAATCGTGAGTATGGGAAATAGTATGAAAACAGTTGCTATGGGCGAATGGTGCAGTAAAAAAGCTGCCATCATGCTCGATAACAAATGTAAAGTACCGTTTAGTTTAACCGATATTCCGATTGGATTGAGTGCAACAGACCGTTTTGTTCAGGCACTTTCAACAGCAGGAAAGGTTTCTATTCCAGATAGCATATCTGAAGAACGAGGGAGACTGGTTGATGTAATTACCGATATGCACCAGTATTTATACGGAAAACGTGTTGCTCTTTGGGGCGACCCGGATACACTCCTCCCTTTGGTGGAATTTTTGGTGGATATCGATATGAAGCCGGTTTACATCGTTTCCGGAACACCAGGAAAAGCTTTTGAAAAACGGATGGCTGAAGTTCTGGGAGAAAAAGTTCCGGAAGCCAAATTTAAAAATGGTCCGCAAGCTGATATGTTCCTGATGCATCAGTGGATTAAAGAAGAACCAGTGGATTTATTGATTGGTAACACCTATGGAAAATACATCTCCCGTGATGAAGGAATTCCGTTTGTTCGTATGGGATTCCCAATTCTTGACCGAATCGGGCACAGTTACTTCCCCACTGTAGGGTATTCAGGCGCAATCCGTATTCTAGAAAAAATGCTTGGTGTTCTAATGGATCGGCAAGATGCAACGGCACCTGAAGAGTCGTTCGAATTAGTAATGTAA
- the nifE gene encoding nitrogenase iron-molybdenum cofactor biosynthesis protein NifE: MNQFLKDRETQIVTKGKHSAEIACEKKSLAGSVSQRACVFCGSRVVLYPIADALHVIHGPVGCASYTWDIRGALSSGPQLHRLSFTTDLKERDVVFGGEKKLYHALCELIDKHQPKAAFVFSTCIIGVIGDDVEAVCRQVTREKGIDVIPVMSEGFNGTKKDGYKIACGALSKLVGTDDSYKPSKYSINILGDFNLAGELWILAEYYKKLGVELVSCMTGDGRVEQIRRAHKATLNVVQCSGSMVHLAKEMKEKYGIPFMKVSYFGIEDMSDALYEVARFFKDEEMMQNARELVREEISQLLPALQPYRQKLEGKKAAIYVGGAFKAISLVKALRLLGMKTVVVGSQTGNADDYKLLKELCDDGTIIVDDSNPNELSEFVKLTGANLFIGGVKERPIAHKLGLGFCDHNHERKEALAGYVGMMNFAKEVYASVTSPVWKFIK, translated from the coding sequence ATGAATCAATTTCTGAAAGATCGCGAAACACAAATTGTAACAAAGGGGAAACACAGCGCAGAAATAGCCTGCGAGAAAAAGAGTTTGGCTGGTTCGGTTAGCCAGCGGGCATGTGTGTTTTGTGGTTCAAGGGTAGTTTTATATCCGATTGCCGACGCACTGCATGTGATTCACGGACCTGTGGGGTGCGCTTCTTACACCTGGGATATTCGCGGAGCTCTTTCATCGGGGCCGCAATTGCACCGACTAAGTTTTACCACTGATTTAAAAGAAAGAGACGTGGTTTTTGGCGGTGAGAAAAAATTGTACCATGCACTTTGCGAATTGATCGATAAACATCAACCCAAAGCTGCTTTTGTTTTTTCAACCTGCATTATTGGTGTAATCGGCGACGATGTAGAAGCGGTTTGTCGCCAGGTGACTCGTGAAAAAGGAATTGATGTAATTCCGGTAATGTCTGAAGGTTTTAACGGAACTAAAAAAGACGGATACAAAATTGCCTGCGGAGCGCTTTCAAAATTGGTAGGAACCGATGATTCTTATAAACCTTCAAAATATTCCATCAATATTTTAGGTGATTTTAACCTCGCCGGCGAACTTTGGATTTTAGCTGAATACTATAAAAAGCTTGGTGTTGAATTGGTTTCCTGCATGACTGGCGATGGCCGTGTAGAACAAATTCGCCGGGCACATAAAGCTACTTTGAATGTGGTTCAGTGTTCGGGATCGATGGTGCATCTGGCAAAAGAAATGAAAGAAAAGTACGGCATTCCTTTTATGAAAGTTTCCTATTTCGGAATTGAAGACATGTCGGATGCTTTGTACGAAGTTGCCCGTTTTTTCAAAGATGAGGAGATGATGCAAAATGCCAGGGAACTGGTTCGCGAAGAAATTTCGCAATTGCTTCCGGCGTTGCAACCGTATCGGCAGAAACTGGAAGGTAAAAAAGCAGCCATTTATGTAGGTGGTGCTTTTAAAGCCATTTCATTGGTAAAAGCCTTGCGTTTACTTGGAATGAAAACGGTAGTTGTTGGTTCACAAACCGGAAATGCCGACGATTATAAACTGCTCAAAGAATTGTGCGACGATGGAACCATCATCGTTGATGATTCGAATCCAAATGAACTTTCAGAATTTGTAAAACTTACGGGAGCCAACCTTTTTATCGGAGGAGTAAAAGAACGCCCGATTGCCCATAAACTGGGCTTAGGTTTTTGCGACCACAATCACGAACGGAAAGAAGCCCTCGCCGGATATGTCGGCATGATGAACTTCGCCAAAGAAGTATATGCATCGGTTACCAGCCCAGTTTGGAAATTTATAAAATAA
- a CDS encoding nitrogenase component 1, with protein MFETNSVLAKGTDYKATQNACKLCSPLGASVAYKGFEGCVPLIHGSQGCATYIRRYLISHYKEPIDIASSNFTEDSTIFGGDRNFKIAAQNIINQYKPQLIGISTTCLSETIGDDVTLFLHELKGDDFDGNAEFVVASTPSYQGTHIDGFHEAVAAVIRKFAKKGNTGDHINLFPGFISTEDIRLLKEIVAEFGIEASILPDYSESLDNPVWHTYKRIPEGGTTMEEVEKSGSAKASIEFGTVLNLGKLSGRVKNLNLTKTGAQYLEKEMDVPLVRLPMPIGITQTDRFFEELGKLTGKKTPEKYTKQRGRLVDAYVDAHKYVFGKKAVVYGEEDFVVGMCSFLDEIGIEVALAASGGESGLLEGEILKHCPENGDKITVREGYDFESIREWCLANKPDILVGHSKGYYIARELGIPIVRVGFPIHDRVGGQRIKHLGYSGTQELFDKIVNALIEYKQDSSPVGYKYM; from the coding sequence ATGTTTGAGACCAATTCAGTATTAGCAAAAGGTACAGATTACAAAGCAACGCAAAATGCTTGCAAACTTTGTTCTCCGCTCGGCGCGAGTGTTGCCTATAAAGGATTCGAAGGTTGTGTGCCGCTTATTCATGGTTCGCAGGGATGCGCCACATACATTCGTCGTTATTTAATTAGCCACTACAAAGAACCCATCGATATTGCTTCGTCAAATTTTACAGAAGACTCCACCATCTTCGGAGGTGATAGAAATTTTAAAATTGCGGCTCAAAATATTATTAATCAGTACAAGCCGCAACTAATTGGAATTTCTACTACCTGCCTGAGTGAAACAATTGGAGATGATGTTACGCTTTTTCTTCATGAATTAAAAGGTGACGATTTTGATGGAAATGCTGAATTTGTTGTGGCTTCCACGCCTAGCTATCAGGGGACGCACATTGACGGATTTCATGAAGCTGTGGCTGCGGTGATTCGTAAATTTGCCAAAAAAGGAAATACTGGTGATCATATTAATTTGTTCCCGGGATTTATCTCTACAGAAGATATTCGTTTACTAAAAGAAATTGTTGCCGAATTTGGAATTGAAGCATCTATTCTTCCTGATTATTCTGAAAGTTTGGATAATCCGGTTTGGCACACTTATAAAAGAATTCCCGAAGGCGGAACAACCATGGAAGAGGTTGAAAAAAGCGGCTCTGCCAAAGCTTCCATCGAATTTGGAACCGTATTGAATTTAGGAAAATTGAGCGGGCGTGTGAAAAATTTAAATCTAACCAAAACCGGCGCTCAATATTTGGAAAAAGAAATGGACGTTCCGTTGGTTCGTTTGCCAATGCCAATCGGGATTACGCAAACCGACCGTTTCTTTGAAGAACTTGGAAAATTAACAGGAAAGAAAACACCTGAAAAATATACAAAACAACGTGGCCGTCTGGTTGACGCTTATGTTGATGCACATAAATATGTCTTTGGGAAAAAAGCCGTGGTTTACGGCGAAGAAGATTTTGTTGTAGGGATGTGTTCTTTCCTCGACGAAATTGGAATTGAAGTTGCTTTGGCTGCCTCGGGTGGCGAAAGCGGTTTACTCGAAGGTGAGATTCTAAAACATTGTCCTGAGAATGGCGATAAAATAACTGTTCGCGAAGGATACGATTTTGAATCAATTCGTGAATGGTGTTTGGCGAATAAACCTGATATTTTGGTTGGCCACAGCAAAGGATACTACATTGCGCGCGAACTCGGGATTCCAATTGTTCGGGTTGGTTTTCCCATCCACGATCGTGTGGGCGGACAACGTATTAAACACCTTGGCTACTCAGGCACGCAGGAACTCTTCGATAAAATTGTAAACGCATTAATTGAATACAAACAAGATTCCTCTCCGGTGGGATATAAATATATGTGA
- a CDS encoding radical SAM protein has product MKDTNRNTESNFLSFGEDRREACTPPSEGLGEAILKTHPCFNKEAKGEYARVHLPVAPLCNIQCNYCKRGFDCVNESRPGVTSEVLSPEQALAYTIRLKEKMPHLSVVGIAGPGDPFANPIQTMTTLRLIRKEFPEMVLCLSTNGLNVLPYIEELKELNVSHVTVTLNGTESETLSKIYKWVRFEKRGYFGKQGAEILLKNQMEAIRALKGVGFIVKVNTIVVPGINDDKVGEIAAAMKEMGVDVMNTIPLYPVEGTPFAEVEEPSSAFMKEVRKEVRKHLPPMTHCSRCRADAVGLLGQDDPEAKRILSEVSCLSVNMDESRPNVAVASYEGLLVNQHLGEATQLFIFRETPNGYKMLEQRPTPKPGAGNSRWKELGEVIDDCRALLVGGIGPSPSSILGRSGIKIVEMTGLIDDGLDAVYKGKELKTLKKADVFKCGAECSGKGTGCG; this is encoded by the coding sequence ATGAAAGACACTAATAGAAATACGGAATCAAACTTCCTTTCCTTTGGAGAGGACCGGAGAGAAGCATGCACCCCTCCTTCGGAGGGGCTGGGGGAGGCTATTCTTAAAACACATCCATGTTTCAATAAAGAAGCGAAAGGGGAATATGCCAGGGTTCACCTGCCGGTGGCACCATTGTGCAACATTCAATGTAATTATTGTAAACGCGGTTTCGATTGTGTTAACGAAAGCCGCCCGGGTGTAACCAGCGAAGTATTGTCGCCGGAACAGGCTTTGGCATACACAATCAGGTTAAAGGAAAAAATGCCGCACCTTTCGGTCGTGGGAATTGCCGGACCTGGCGATCCGTTTGCCAATCCTATCCAAACGATGACAACTTTACGTTTGATTCGGAAAGAATTTCCGGAAATGGTATTGTGTCTTTCAACCAACGGATTGAATGTTTTGCCCTACATTGAAGAGTTAAAAGAATTGAATGTGAGCCATGTTACGGTTACTTTAAACGGAACCGAATCGGAAACACTTTCAAAAATATATAAATGGGTACGTTTCGAAAAACGGGGTTATTTCGGAAAACAAGGTGCTGAAATTTTGTTGAAAAATCAGATGGAAGCGATTCGTGCTTTAAAAGGCGTTGGTTTTATCGTGAAAGTAAATACCATTGTTGTTCCCGGAATTAACGACGATAAAGTAGGCGAAATTGCTGCTGCCATGAAAGAAATGGGAGTAGATGTTATGAATACCATTCCGCTTTATCCCGTTGAAGGAACTCCGTTTGCCGAAGTTGAAGAGCCTTCTTCTGCTTTTATGAAAGAAGTTCGCAAGGAAGTTCGAAAACATTTGCCGCCAATGACGCACTGTTCGCGTTGCCGTGCCGATGCTGTTGGTTTATTGGGTCAGGACGACCCGGAAGCAAAACGTATTCTTTCTGAAGTTTCGTGTCTTTCAGTAAATATGGATGAATCGCGGCCAAACGTTGCAGTTGCCAGTTACGAAGGATTGTTGGTAAACCAGCATTTGGGTGAAGCAACACAGTTGTTTATTTTCAGAGAAACGCCAAACGGATACAAAATGCTGGAACAACGTCCAACTCCAAAACCAGGAGCAGGAAATTCCCGCTGGAAAGAATTGGGAGAAGTAATCGACGATTGCCGTGCGTTGTTGGTGGGTGGAATCGGGCCTTCACCATCTTCTATTTTGGGGCGTTCAGGAATAAAAATCGTGGAAATGACAGGTTTGATTGACGATGGTTTGGATGCCGTTTACAAAGGCAAAGAATTAAAAACGCTGAAAAAAGCCGATGTATTTAAATGCGGCGCAGAATGTTCCGGCAAAGGAACTGGTTGTGGTTAA
- a CDS encoding NifB/NifX family molybdenum-iron cluster-binding protein, whose amino-acid sequence MRIAVTTSNGEKVDQHFGKATSFNIYDVEDGALKMVDLRQVESYCECEDGEPVEPNHKFKQDRFSKVKETIKDCEKLYTLQIGDVPKEKLEIVGIAVQECKCAIDKIPNCKGECK is encoded by the coding sequence ATGAGAATAGCAGTTACAACAAGCAATGGAGAAAAAGTAGATCAGCATTTTGGGAAAGCTACAAGTTTTAATATTTACGACGTGGAAGACGGAGCTTTAAAAATGGTTGATTTGCGGCAGGTTGAATCATATTGTGAATGTGAAGACGGGGAGCCGGTTGAGCCGAATCACAAGTTTAAACAAGACCGTTTCTCAAAAGTAAAAGAAACCATAAAAGATTGCGAAAAATTATACACGCTTCAAATTGGCGACGTACCAAAAGAAAAACTTGAAATTGTTGGAATTGCTGTTCAGGAATGCAAGTGTGCAATCGATAAGATTCCAAATTGCAAAGGAGAATGTAAATAA
- a CDS encoding (2Fe-2S) ferredoxin domain-containing protein yields the protein MKKPDYHILVCNSYRVAGDAKGYCNKNGAADFIQYIMEECNDRGLDVAVSSTACLNVCSQGPVMVIHPNNYWYGGLTEEKIDEILDALEEGEAVEDYLISD from the coding sequence ATGAAAAAACCAGATTATCACATTTTAGTTTGTAACTCGTACAGGGTTGCCGGCGATGCCAAAGGTTATTGTAATAAAAACGGTGCTGCCGATTTTATACAATATATAATGGAAGAATGCAACGACCGCGGATTGGATGTTGCTGTTTCTTCAACAGCATGTTTAAATGTTTGCTCACAAGGACCGGTTATGGTAATCCATCCCAATAATTATTGGTACGGCGGATTAACCGAAGAAAAAATTGATGAAATATTAGACGCATTGGAAGAGGGGGAAGCTGTTGAGGATTATCTCATCAGTGATTAA